One segment of Mycoplasmopsis glycophila DNA contains the following:
- a CDS encoding lipoprotein 17-related variable surface protein translates to MKKSRKIFLSFGGIIAPSLVLVSVINVTNQNNWNDSQRTAAEELKTFIESQKKVRSSSSTRNNLYVPDGYKKPRGEYKEKILDFAIDENQLQSVYDFFIQLPSFNQINDEGSKNEWIQGIKKWFLKRPDLYFATFKRHKTGSIEWRFMPNTAITDEDRAAENAIEVFDPKIKDLITFKTLSEYRGRFNTFEEFESYVLNELQEEFKKEVYNAPRAYYDNFVTILKNATVDSNVPNDLNRNIPQDLSNTLLNWLKYSQDLNNDEKARGGNYDAAFLLLGDDGLIGINKKIAQIREKLATYQTKKSSFDYKFEPEEPEKIDFDSEKEKLTNQLQELQEKLNGLNTAIEGKIEKAGWNSKRQEILNLTTTNQDLATGLSTYIAAEEKLEGLLKYREKVTELQKALSDSSLSEEQKKHYNDRINSLGKDAKNYSELQNLGNEIKNSIEADSKPEKIINKFSLWTNEQQKDPYREQIKNVYKDSTLDEQAKSAKIKEIEQQIFSKMKENANNLIDQTSLGNTEKDTYKNLINSENMDENNNPYDLPLFKTITKAKIDNLDSLNPAQKESLKNRIDEQNTDNATKINSIFTEAETVNQKMNDYKNTFKDDTNSDENNVATIKKSTDYNEADSDKKTAFDNALNQRSTDLSSQTDNLTIDQINQKIAALNQAKEELNGDENLAEAKKQAKNKLNTTYTYLNDAQKTDAINKIEALRTVNDVNNQDAENKKLDDAMKIYSESPANIETIRTSIDYTQADNQETLENLITAKENDINKTSGPNLTLEQVNGKTAALNNAVTALNGEERLKAAKDEAIRKINSDYSYLTPKQKEKAIKLINSQNTIEDVNNQDKSNKALDSSMKTLKDYISNQAKVAEGDNYTYTTNALRAAYDGNPTKNNNVKGGAIKEAEDLVTALNNENNPDLMNKSTVDSLNEKIKSAIDALNGQERYNTEVARLNGLSVATAKVKDNPKATDTASEISVDEIEFNNDTIPEDTKPVDLNITNRNEATGKLDLNYKYQSTKENLETVQSSKTYTLNNDNALSTLTEQERLDQLVQDQAVTKTVEFNGADKKSVAVSDLNKDNFTTAINPANNAKVIIDRITPDPDDPRGAIVTYKLESTKDNLGDQKVVSSKNLTTKITGFMTSEEKEEKSNAASNFVGTANSLKQASEFVNNLSDVNIGFDPNDNIDHSNETIVVKSIESWDDRTGTLVANFVVETNKNGEVVTSELKTITINGYMTEEQRLNNLLEKPKNFEFNGDKPQNKTTVDEVKLSELSGYLPGWNHETGEFVDLITEEKAKIIIDEITNRDGQYGSISFKYHLLSTRTDIPNNEIVSQSRNYSLSLFQTDGERKKEESNAKNINDLDINVTKNKLASEYDANEITLNAKDPNFSVIDKEIIGYNDITGEIKISYKLKNNQTNDESETKEIILGGFKTESQRLNELLDSLSKEDINFNGTKKDQLPSVAPANNKNNYSYDETKKTANKANIRINSITPDNQAGENTLNFKLISNKTQSELVSNWQINNFFTPEINNQNLVIDGFRTQVEQDKIDQDIEKQRLNDLNATLDYASKDKTIASAALKEKFTSNPDTFDNAKLVIDSITEINNEAGTLKVNYHFVSTKDGMDDVVSKAHSQEFSGFKIPSKELSNINNLDASFNGDNSKLPSYFDNSTAEKTLSGTAEQDPDGIYNRVVKITEVVNANDKDGNLTIKYVIVSTNKNDPSDTYTSNEKEVEVPGFKTEEERLNELSSQVSYPGKEKTSPSEIDLNSISFTNNLEDANVELIPESITKDDLTNSVTGKYKITSTKEGAEDVFVEKEFTISNFQSEVERLNKLVDSKEATKTVIYNDPSQEQRSIKASEFAAKENLFELISTNISTPESVVNKSKIEINPNDIVIDDEDGTITFKYHLVSTKDEFANADKAVKTSTTEGTLVLSGFSVNLEPRKNELINKINELVDSNKEGNSGLTREQADELINLINSDDTNSVAKFNELKKQVDITVIKNDLAKLTHLNPKQKADLKDSLINEPDYNQVLKNFETYSSINDKMKKLNDLINHYDQLIADRSNVKYHKADNKNEFDRILNNAKELGQSTTDDGLDSNNQFNLDNLIDNHTNKDSLDGAYQRLNGKEVDLIEKIKANDYLTNNEKTQLIAQVNKVAENNKTNNIEQEQKALDKIKQAFKAINDEAKKINDLYEKLNAKIIEYQKDLDNKELPKEIQDILDELVNYGEDINGINKLIELIEQGKLLKSLHEQWNNSDVKNPDTKKAIQDLNAKINSITELINLVKSSDLNSKLDTSKDFVLNHNQYNLNFAEAEISYFDALKNVDKTKFIEATNKLEQLNQTKFAEFANSILNTSYFDIYKPESNLNKKLIKELLKLNYDPLNKIEKSLFETLLKEKAGVEEKLSWLWYLALGLSTTLAAIMIRALVKKVKNNS, encoded by the coding sequence ATGAAGAAAAGCAGAAAAATTTTTCTTTCTTTTGGTGGGATAATAGCACCATCATTAGTTTTAGTTTCAGTTATTAATGTTACTAATCAAAATAATTGAAATGATTCTCAAAGAACGGCAGCTGAAGAATTGAAAACTTTTATCGAATCACAAAAAAAGGTTCGTTCTTCTAGTTCCACAAGAAACAATTTGTATGTTCCAGATGGTTACAAAAAACCAAGAGGAGAGTATAAGGAGAAAATACTAGATTTTGCAATTGATGAAAATCAATTGCAATCAGTTTATGATTTTTTTATTCAATTACCAAGTTTTAACCAAATTAATGATGAGGGCTCTAAAAATGAGTGAATTCAAGGAATTAAAAAGTGATTTTTAAAAAGGCCTGATTTATATTTCGCTACTTTCAAAAGACACAAAACTGGTTCAATTGAATGAAGATTTATGCCTAACACTGCCATTACTGATGAAGATCGTGCAGCTGAAAATGCAATTGAGGTATTTGATCCAAAAATAAAAGATTTAATAACTTTTAAAACACTTAGTGAATATCGTGGAAGATTTAATACTTTTGAAGAATTTGAAAGTTATGTTTTAAATGAGCTTCAAGAGGAATTCAAAAAAGAAGTTTACAATGCTCCACGAGCATATTATGATAATTTTGTAACTATTTTAAAAAATGCAACTGTAGATTCAAATGTTCCAAATGATTTAAATAGAAATATTCCACAAGATTTAAGCAACACATTATTGAATTGATTAAAATATAGTCAAGACTTAAATAATGATGAAAAAGCAAGAGGTGGAAATTATGACGCAGCTTTCTTATTATTAGGAGATGATGGGTTGATTGGTATAAACAAGAAAATTGCTCAAATTAGAGAAAAATTGGCTACTTATCAAACAAAAAAATCTTCTTTTGATTATAAATTTGAACCTGAAGAACCTGAAAAAATAGATTTTGATAGTGAAAAAGAAAAATTAACAAATCAATTACAAGAATTACAAGAAAAGTTAAATGGATTAAACACAGCTATTGAGGGAAAAATTGAAAAAGCAGGTTGAAATTCTAAAAGACAAGAAATATTAAATTTAACAACTACTAATCAAGATTTAGCAACAGGTTTAAGCACTTATATTGCTGCTGAAGAAAAATTAGAAGGTTTATTAAAATATAGAGAAAAAGTTACAGAATTACAAAAAGCACTTTCAGATTCTTCTTTATCTGAAGAACAGAAAAAACACTATAATGACAGAATCAATAGTTTGGGTAAAGATGCAAAAAATTATTCTGAATTACAAAATCTTGGAAATGAGATCAAAAATTCAATTGAAGCTGATTCAAAGCCAGAAAAAATCATAAATAAATTTAGTTTATGAACTAACGAACAACAAAAAGATCCTTATCGCGAACAAATTAAAAATGTCTATAAAGATTCAACTTTGGACGAACAAGCTAAAAGTGCCAAAATTAAAGAAATTGAACAACAAATTTTTAGCAAAATGAAAGAAAATGCTAATAATTTAATCGATCAAACTTCTTTAGGAAATACAGAAAAAGACACATATAAAAATTTAATTAATTCTGAAAATATGGATGAAAATAATAATCCATACGATTTGCCTTTGTTTAAAACAATCACAAAGGCTAAAATAGATAATTTAGATAGTTTAAATCCAGCTCAAAAAGAATCATTAAAAAATAGAATTGATGAACAAAATACTGATAATGCTACAAAAATAAATTCAATTTTCACTGAAGCAGAAACAGTAAATCAAAAAATGAATGATTATAAAAATACATTCAAAGATGACACTAATAGTGACGAAAATAATGTAGCAACAATTAAGAAAAGCACTGATTATAATGAAGCAGATAGTGATAAAAAAACTGCTTTTGATAATGCTTTAAATCAAAGAAGCACAGATTTATCAAGTCAAACTGATAATTTAACAATTGACCAAATTAATCAAAAAATTGCAGCTTTAAACCAAGCAAAAGAAGAATTAAATGGTGATGAAAATCTAGCAGAAGCTAAAAAACAAGCAAAAAATAAATTAAACACTACTTATACATATTTAAATGATGCACAAAAAACAGATGCAATTAACAAAATTGAAGCATTAAGAACTGTAAATGATGTTAATAATCAAGATGCTGAAAATAAAAAACTAGACGATGCTATGAAAATTTATAGCGAAAGTCCAGCTAATATTGAAACAATTAGAACAAGCATCGATTATACTCAAGCAGATAATCAAGAAACTTTAGAAAATTTAATTACTGCTAAAGAAAATGACATTAATAAAACAAGTGGACCTAATTTAACTTTAGAGCAAGTAAATGGAAAAACTGCAGCACTTAATAATGCAGTTACTGCTTTAAATGGTGAAGAGAGGTTAAAAGCTGCTAAGGATGAAGCAATTAGAAAAATTAATTCCGATTATTCATATTTAACACCAAAACAAAAAGAAAAAGCAATTAAATTAATTAATAGTCAAAATACTATTGAAGATGTTAATAACCAAGATAAAAGCAATAAAGCATTAGATTCTTCAATGAAGACTTTAAAAGACTATATTTCTAATCAAGCAAAAGTTGCTGAAGGTGATAATTATACTTATACTACTAACGCCTTAAGAGCTGCTTATGACGGAAACCCTACTAAAAATAACAATGTAAAAGGTGGGGCAATTAAAGAAGCAGAAGATTTAGTAACTGCTTTAAATAATGAAAATAATCCTGATTTAATGAATAAATCAACAGTTGATTCTTTAAATGAAAAAATTAAAAGTGCAATTGATGCTTTAAATGGACAAGAACGTTATAATACTGAAGTTGCAAGATTAAACGGATTAAGTGTGGCAACTGCTAAAGTTAAAGATAATCCAAAAGCCACCGATACAGCTAGTGAAATTTCAGTTGATGAAATTGAATTTAATAACGATACTATTCCGGAAGATACTAAACCTGTTGATTTAAACATTACTAATAGAAATGAAGCAACTGGTAAATTAGATTTAAATTACAAATATCAATCAACTAAAGAAAATCTTGAAACTGTCCAATCAAGCAAAACTTACACTTTAAATAACGACAATGCCTTAAGCACTTTAACTGAACAGGAAAGATTAGATCAATTAGTTCAAGATCAAGCTGTTACTAAAACCGTTGAGTTTAATGGTGCAGATAAAAAATCTGTTGCTGTTAGTGATTTAAATAAAGATAATTTTACAACTGCTATTAATCCAGCTAATAATGCTAAAGTAATTATTGACAGAATTACACCTGATCCAGATGATCCAAGAGGAGCAATTGTAACTTATAAATTAGAATCAACCAAAGATAATTTAGGTGATCAAAAAGTTGTTTCAAGTAAAAACTTAACTACTAAAATAACTGGCTTTATGACTAGTGAAGAAAAAGAAGAAAAAAGCAATGCTGCAAGCAATTTTGTAGGTACTGCTAATTCTCTTAAACAAGCATCAGAATTTGTAAATAATTTATCAGATGTAAATATTGGTTTTGATCCTAATGACAATATTGATCACTCAAATGAAACTATTGTCGTTAAGTCAATCGAATCTTGAGATGATAGAACCGGAACATTAGTAGCTAATTTTGTTGTGGAAACCAATAAAAATGGAGAGGTTGTTACATCAGAACTTAAAACTATAACTATTAATGGTTATATGACTGAAGAACAAAGATTAAATAATTTATTAGAGAAACCCAAAAATTTTGAATTTAATGGTGATAAACCACAAAATAAAACTACTGTAGATGAAGTTAAATTATCAGAATTATCAGGTTATTTACCAGGATGAAATCATGAAACAGGTGAATTCGTTGATCTTATTACAGAAGAAAAAGCCAAAATAATAATTGATGAAATTACTAATAGAGATGGTCAATATGGGTCAATTTCTTTCAAATATCATCTCTTATCTACTCGAACAGATATTCCAAATAATGAAATTGTTTCTCAATCGAGAAATTATAGTTTAAGTCTTTTTCAAACTGATGGCGAAAGAAAAAAAGAAGAATCAAATGCTAAAAACATTAATGATTTAGATATAAATGTAACTAAAAATAAATTAGCTTCTGAATATGATGCTAATGAAATTACTTTAAATGCTAAAGATCCTAATTTTAGTGTAATTGATAAAGAAATTATAGGTTACAATGACATTACTGGTGAAATTAAAATTTCATATAAATTGAAAAATAATCAAACCAATGATGAATCTGAAACTAAAGAAATTATTCTTGGTGGTTTTAAAACTGAAAGTCAAAGATTAAATGAACTTTTAGATTCTTTAAGTAAAGAAGATATTAATTTTAATGGAACTAAAAAAGACCAGTTACCTTCAGTTGCGCCGGCTAATAATAAAAATAATTATTCTTATGATGAAACTAAAAAAACTGCCAACAAAGCTAATATAAGAATTAATTCAATTACTCCAGATAATCAAGCTGGAGAAAATACTTTAAATTTTAAATTAATTTCAAATAAAACACAAAGTGAATTAGTTTCAAATTGACAAATTAACAATTTTTTTACTCCTGAAATTAATAATCAAAACTTAGTGATTGATGGCTTTAGAACTCAAGTTGAGCAAGATAAAATTGATCAAGACATCGAAAAACAAAGATTAAATGATCTAAATGCAACTTTAGATTATGCAAGTAAAGATAAAACTATTGCTTCAGCTGCGCTTAAAGAAAAATTCACTTCTAACCCAGATACTTTTGATAATGCTAAATTAGTTATTGATTCAATAACAGAAATAAACAATGAAGCTGGTACATTAAAAGTTAATTATCACTTTGTATCTACAAAAGATGGAATGGATGATGTTGTTTCTAAAGCTCATTCTCAAGAATTTAGTGGATTCAAAATCCCTTCAAAAGAATTAAGTAATATTAATAATTTAGATGCATCATTTAATGGTGATAATTCAAAATTACCTTCATATTTTGATAATTCAACAGCAGAGAAAACACTTTCTGGAACAGCAGAACAAGATCCTGATGGAATTTACAATAGAGTTGTAAAAATTACTGAAGTTGTTAATGCAAATGATAAAGATGGTAATTTAACTATTAAATATGTTATTGTTTCAACAAATAAAAATGATCCTAGCGATACATACACTTCAAATGAAAAAGAAGTAGAAGTACCAGGATTTAAAACCGAAGAAGAAAGACTTAATGAACTTAGCTCTCAAGTAAGTTATCCAGGTAAAGAAAAAACTTCTCCTTCTGAAATTGATTTAAATAGCATTAGCTTTACCAATAATTTAGAAGATGCTAATGTTGAGCTTATTCCTGAGTCAATTACTAAAGACGATTTAACTAATTCAGTTACAGGTAAATACAAAATTACTTCAACTAAAGAAGGTGCTGAAGATGTATTTGTAGAAAAAGAATTCACTATTAGCAATTTCCAAAGTGAAGTGGAACGTTTAAATAAATTAGTTGACAGCAAAGAGGCAACTAAAACAGTTATTTACAATGATCCTTCACAAGAACAAAGAAGCATTAAAGCTTCAGAATTTGCTGCTAAAGAAAATCTTTTTGAACTTATTAGCACAAATATTTCAACTCCAGAATCAGTAGTTAATAAATCAAAAATTGAAATTAACCCAAATGATATTGTAATTGATGATGAAGATGGAACTATTACATTTAAATACCACTTAGTTTCTACAAAAGATGAATTTGCAAATGCTGATAAAGCTGTTAAAACTTCTACAACTGAAGGAACTCTTGTTTTAAGTGGGTTTTCAGTGAATTTAGAGCCTAGAAAAAATGAATTAATTAACAAAATTAATGAACTTGTTGATAGCAATAAGGAAGGTAATTCAGGACTTACTAGAGAGCAAGCTGATGAACTTATTAACTTAATTAATAGCGATGATACTAATAGCGTTGCTAAATTTAATGAACTTAAAAAACAAGTTGATATTACTGTAATCAAAAATGATTTAGCAAAACTTACTCACCTTAATCCAAAACAAAAAGCAGATTTAAAAGATAGTTTAATTAATGAACCAGATTACAATCAAGTTCTTAAAAACTTCGAAACATATAGTTCAATTAATGACAAAATGAAGAAATTGAATGATTTAATTAATCACTATGATCAATTAATTGCTGATCGATCTAATGTTAAATATCATAAAGCAGATAATAAAAATGAATTTGATCGAATATTAAATAATGCCAAAGAATTAGGTCAATCTACAACTGATGACGGATTAGATAGTAATAATCAATTTAATTTAGATAATTTAATTGATAATCACACTAATAAGGATTCTTTAGACGGTGCTTACCAAAGATTAAATGGTAAAGAAGTTGATTTAATTGAAAAAATTAAAGCAAACGATTATTTAACAAATAATGAGAAAACTCAATTAATTGCACAAGTTAATAAAGTTGCTGAAAATAATAAAACTAATAATATCGAGCAAGAACAAAAAGCTTTAGATAAAATTAAACAAGCTTTCAAAGCAATTAATGATGAAGCTAAGAAAATTAATGATTTATATGAGAAGTTAAATGCCAAAATTATTGAGTATCAAAAAGATCTTGATAATAAAGAATTGCCAAAAGAAATTCAAGACATTTTAGATGAATTGGTTAACTATGGCGAAGATATTAATGGCATTAATAAATTGATTGAATTAATTGAGCAAGGCAAATTGCTTAAATCATTACACGAACAATGAAATAATTCAGATGTTAAAAATCCTGATACTAAAAAAGCAATTCAAGACTTAAATGCTAAAATTAATTCAATTACTGAATTAATTAATTTAGTTAAATCAAGCGATTTAAATAGTAAATTAGATACAAGCAAAGATTTTGTTCTAAATCACAATCAATATAATCTAAACTTTGCAGAAGCTGAAATAAGTTATTTTGACGCTCTTAAAAATGTTGATAAAACTAAATTTATTGAAGCAACTAATAAGTTAGAACAATTAAATCAAACTAAGTTTGCCGAATTTGCTAATAGTATCTTAAATACTTCATATTTTGATATTTATAAACCAGAAAGTAATTTAAATAAAAAATTAATTAAAGAATTATTAAAACTTAATTATGATCCATTAAATAAAATTGAAAAATCATTATTTGAAACACTATTAAAAGAAAAAGCAGGTGTTGAAGAAAAACTAAGTTGACTTTGATATTTAGCTTTAGGTTTAAGCACAACTCTTGCTGCTATAATGATTCGTGCTTTAGTTAAAAAAGTAAAAAATAATTCTTAA